One Saimiri boliviensis isolate mSaiBol1 chromosome 5, mSaiBol1.pri, whole genome shotgun sequence genomic window carries:
- the OSGEPL1 gene encoding tRNA N6-adenosine threonylcarbamoyltransferase, mitochondrial, giving the protein MLTLNKTAGVFKPSKRKIYEFLRSFNFHPGTLFLHKIVLGIETSCDDTAAAVVDETGNVLGEAIHSQTEVHLKTGGIIPPVAQQLHRENIQRIVQEALSASSISPSDLSAIATTIKPGLALSLGVGLSFSLQLVGQLKKPFIPIHHMEAHALTIRLTNKVEFPFLVLLISGGHCLLALVQGVSDFLLLGKSLDIAPGDMLDKVARRLSLIKHPECSTMSGGKAIEHLARQGNRFHFDIIPPLQRAKNCDFSFAGIQHLMNKIIIQKEKEEGIEQGQILSSAADIAAAVQHTTACHIVKRTHRAILFCKQRDLLPQNNAVLVASGGVASNFYIRRALEVLTNATQCTLLCPPPRLCTDNGIMIAWNGIERLRAGVGILHDIEDIRYEPKCPLGLDISKEVEEAAIKIPRLKMNL; this is encoded by the exons ATGCTAACCTTGAATAAAACAGCAGGAGTTTTTAAACcatcaaaaaggaaaatttatgaatttttaagaagttttaattttcatcCTGGAACACTATTTCTTCATAAAATAGTATTGGGAATTGAAACCAGTTGTGATGATACAGCAGCTGCTGtggtggatgaaactggaaatgtGTTGGGAGAAGCAATACATTCCCAAACTGAAGTTCATTTAAA aACAGGTGGGATTATTCCTCCAGTAGCTCAACAGCTTCACAGAGAAAATATTCAACGAATAGTACAGGAAGCTCTTTCTGCCAGTAGCATCTCTCCAAGTGACCTCTCAGCAATTGCAACTACCATAAAACCAGGACTTGCTTTAAGCCTGGGAGTGGGCTTATCATTTAGCTTACAGCTGGTCGGACAGTTAAAAAAGCCATTCATTCCCATTCATCATATGGAGGCTCATGCACTTACTATTAGACTGACCAACAAagtagaatttccttttttagttcttttgatTTCTGGAGGTCACTGTCTGTTGGCATTAGTTCAAGGAGTTTCAGATTTTCTGCTTCTTGGAAAGTCTTTGGACATAGCACCAGGTGACATGCTTGACAAG GTGGCAAGAAGACTTTCTTTAATAAAACATCCAGAGTGCTCCACCATGAGTGGTGGGAAAGCCATAGAACATTTGGccagacaaggaaacagatttcATTTTGACATCATACCTCCCTTGCAACGTGctaaaaattgtgatttttcttttgctggaaTTCAACACctcatgaataaaataataatacaaaaggaaaaagaggaag GTATTGAACAGGGACAAATCCTGTCTTCAGCTGCAGATATTGCTGCTGCAGTACAGCACACAACAGCGTGTCATATTGTGAAAAGAACACATCGGGCTATTCTGTTTTGTAAGCAGAGAGACTTGTTACCTCAAAATAATGCAGTACTG GTTGCATCTGGAGGTGTTGCGAGTAACTTCTATATCCGCAGAGCTCTGGAAGTTTTAACAAATGCAACACAGTGCACTTTGTTGTGTCCTCCTCCCAGACTGTGCACTGATAATGGCATTATGATTGCATG GAACGGTATTGAAAGATTACGTGCTGGCGTGGGCATCTTACATGACATAGAAGACATCCGCTATGAACCAAA ATGTCCTCTTGGGTTAGACATATCAAAAGAAGTTGAAGAAGCTGCCATAAAAATACCACGATTAAAAATGAACCTATGA